In Camelina sativa cultivar DH55 chromosome 16, Cs, whole genome shotgun sequence, a single window of DNA contains:
- the LOC104751175 gene encoding uncharacterized protein LOC104751175 isoform X3 yields MYIYIYILWICCLCFMVYEQGKDEVEYFRLGDLWDCYDELSAYGFGSQVELSNGETVMQYYVPYLSAIQIHTNKPGLISRSQNEVVESESSECWSDSESEKLLSRSMSNDSSKTWDAVSEDSVSDPDATLLLKDRLGYLDFKYIERDPPYKRVPLTDKIIELAEKYPGLITLRSVDMSPASWMAVAWYPIYHIPSCKNEKDLTTGFLTYHTLSSTFQAADNVVEGDQSNNKDQEETEECDEESVVNKRIPLPPFALASYKMQGDLWSKTGFDQDRLNYLQKAADSWLKQLNVDHHDYNFFINSSF; encoded by the exons atgtatatatatatatatatcctctgGATCTGTTGTCTCTGTTTCATGGTTTAT GAACAAGGAAAGGATGAGGTTGAGTATTTCAGGCTTGGTGATCTTTGGGACTGTTACGATGAGCTGAGTGCATATGGCTTTGGATCGCAGGTCGAGTTAAGCAATGGTGAAACTGTTATGCAGTACTATGTCCCGTATCTTTCAGCCATCCAAATCCACACTAACAAACCCGGCTTGATTTCCAG GAGCCAGAATGAGGTGGTTGAATCTGAGAGTAGCGAGTGTTGGAGCGATAGTGAGAGTGAAAAGTTGCTGTCAAGGTCAATGAGCAATGATTCGAGCAAAACATGGGATGCTGTCTCTGAAGATTCGGTTTCTGATCCGGATGCTACACTACTGCTCAAAGATAGACTTGGTTACCTTGACTTTAAGTACATCGAAAGAGATCCTCCCTACAAGCGGGTTCCCTTAACCGACAag ATAATTGAACTGGCGGAGAAGTATCctggactcataaccttaaggAGTGTCGATATGTCTCCTGCAAGTTGGATGGCTGTTGCGTG GTACCCTATTTATCACATCCCATCATGCAAGAATGAGAAAGATTTGACGACAGGCTTCCTAACTTATCACACTCTTTCTTCGACTTTTCAAG CTGCAGATAATGTGGTGGAAGGAGATCAAAGCAACAACAAAGACCaggaagaaacagaagagtGTGATGAAGAATCTGTTGTCAACAAGAGAATCCCATTGCCTCCATTTGCTTTAGCTAGTTACAAAATGCAAGGTGATCTTTGGAGTAAGACAGGATTTGACCAAGACCGGTTGAATTATCTTCAAAAGGCTGCAGATTCATGGCTCAAACAGCTCAATGTTGATCACCATGACTATAACTTTTTCATAAACTCGAGCTTCTAA
- the LOC104751175 gene encoding uncharacterized protein LOC104751175 isoform X1, whose amino-acid sequence MWWWCSSTKGRSNLERFLLGITPKPPSFSLPQEQGKDEVEYFRLGDLWDCYDELSAYGFGSQVELSNGETVMQYYVPYLSAIQIHTNKPGLISRSQNEVVESESSECWSDSESEKLLSRSMSNDSSKTWDAVSEDSVSDPDATLLLKDRLGYLDFKYIERDPPYKRVPLTDKIIELAEKYPGLITLRSVDMSPASWMAVAWYPIYHIPSCKNEKDLTTGFLTYHTLSSTFQAADNVVEGDQSNNKDQEETEECDEESVVNKRIPLPPFALASYKMQGDLWSKTGFDQDRLNYLQKAADSWLKQLNVDHHDYNFFINSSF is encoded by the exons atgtggtGGTGGTGTTCTTCAACTAAAGGTCGTTCGAATCTTGAGAGGTTTCTTTTAGGAATCACTCCTAAGCCTCCTTCCTTCTCTCTTCCTCAG GAACAAGGAAAGGATGAGGTTGAGTATTTCAGGCTTGGTGATCTTTGGGACTGTTACGATGAGCTGAGTGCATATGGCTTTGGATCGCAGGTCGAGTTAAGCAATGGTGAAACTGTTATGCAGTACTATGTCCCGTATCTTTCAGCCATCCAAATCCACACTAACAAACCCGGCTTGATTTCCAG GAGCCAGAATGAGGTGGTTGAATCTGAGAGTAGCGAGTGTTGGAGCGATAGTGAGAGTGAAAAGTTGCTGTCAAGGTCAATGAGCAATGATTCGAGCAAAACATGGGATGCTGTCTCTGAAGATTCGGTTTCTGATCCGGATGCTACACTACTGCTCAAAGATAGACTTGGTTACCTTGACTTTAAGTACATCGAAAGAGATCCTCCCTACAAGCGGGTTCCCTTAACCGACAag ATAATTGAACTGGCGGAGAAGTATCctggactcataaccttaaggAGTGTCGATATGTCTCCTGCAAGTTGGATGGCTGTTGCGTG GTACCCTATTTATCACATCCCATCATGCAAGAATGAGAAAGATTTGACGACAGGCTTCCTAACTTATCACACTCTTTCTTCGACTTTTCAAG CTGCAGATAATGTGGTGGAAGGAGATCAAAGCAACAACAAAGACCaggaagaaacagaagagtGTGATGAAGAATCTGTTGTCAACAAGAGAATCCCATTGCCTCCATTTGCTTTAGCTAGTTACAAAATGCAAGGTGATCTTTGGAGTAAGACAGGATTTGACCAAGACCGGTTGAATTATCTTCAAAAGGCTGCAGATTCATGGCTCAAACAGCTCAATGTTGATCACCATGACTATAACTTTTTCATAAACTCGAGCTTCTAA
- the LOC104751175 gene encoding uncharacterized protein LOC104751175 isoform X2: MWWWCSSTKGRSNLERFLLGITPKPPSFSLPQEQGKDEVEYFRLGDLWDCYDELSAYGFGSQVELSNGETVMQYYVPYLSAIQIHTNKPGLISRSQNEVVESESSECWSDSESEKLLSRSMSNDSSKTWDAVSEDSVSDPDATLLLKDRLGYLDFKYIERDPPYKRVPLTDKIIELAEKYPGLITLRSVDMSPASWMAVAWYPIYHIPSCKNEKDLTTGFLTYHTLSSTFQDNVVEGDQSNNKDQEETEECDEESVVNKRIPLPPFALASYKMQGDLWSKTGFDQDRLNYLQKAADSWLKQLNVDHHDYNFFINSSF; the protein is encoded by the exons atgtggtGGTGGTGTTCTTCAACTAAAGGTCGTTCGAATCTTGAGAGGTTTCTTTTAGGAATCACTCCTAAGCCTCCTTCCTTCTCTCTTCCTCAG GAACAAGGAAAGGATGAGGTTGAGTATTTCAGGCTTGGTGATCTTTGGGACTGTTACGATGAGCTGAGTGCATATGGCTTTGGATCGCAGGTCGAGTTAAGCAATGGTGAAACTGTTATGCAGTACTATGTCCCGTATCTTTCAGCCATCCAAATCCACACTAACAAACCCGGCTTGATTTCCAG GAGCCAGAATGAGGTGGTTGAATCTGAGAGTAGCGAGTGTTGGAGCGATAGTGAGAGTGAAAAGTTGCTGTCAAGGTCAATGAGCAATGATTCGAGCAAAACATGGGATGCTGTCTCTGAAGATTCGGTTTCTGATCCGGATGCTACACTACTGCTCAAAGATAGACTTGGTTACCTTGACTTTAAGTACATCGAAAGAGATCCTCCCTACAAGCGGGTTCCCTTAACCGACAag ATAATTGAACTGGCGGAGAAGTATCctggactcataaccttaaggAGTGTCGATATGTCTCCTGCAAGTTGGATGGCTGTTGCGTG GTACCCTATTTATCACATCCCATCATGCAAGAATGAGAAAGATTTGACGACAGGCTTCCTAACTTATCACACTCTTTCTTCGACTTTTCAAG ATAATGTGGTGGAAGGAGATCAAAGCAACAACAAAGACCaggaagaaacagaagagtGTGATGAAGAATCTGTTGTCAACAAGAGAATCCCATTGCCTCCATTTGCTTTAGCTAGTTACAAAATGCAAGGTGATCTTTGGAGTAAGACAGGATTTGACCAAGACCGGTTGAATTATCTTCAAAAGGCTGCAGATTCATGGCTCAAACAGCTCAATGTTGATCACCATGACTATAACTTTTTCATAAACTCGAGCTTCTAA
- the LOC104751176 gene encoding uncharacterized protein LOC104751176 translates to MENAMAYLGETGTITDTDLVRGCFSPEGSPEYQSAFPLYQLCIETFPNVLGMRLLQFYLNNTDRDLRNKALQLLSFSLSDKPFSAYALADLKPLLLLCLREHSNIEKIEGEADLSLLRNIVYSVTILLYENDLTWPELSYYLCDLANSEPLLGFYIFLDMSTSLKWNFLVRFYREFKDEAKNIVAMPEHRGSEEIVAAFGTLVYIGIQLSRHPKLDQDCIQILDEIGDATRNLLEDTRELYKSTNEIGRLLQRNIKVYNILPAQKEFVFDVAYKMIRVTLPVKNQEAVLNMLALTFLR, encoded by the coding sequence ATGGAGAACGCAATGGCATATCTTGGAGAGACGGGAACAATCACAGATACAGATCTGGTGCGAGGATGCTTTAGCCCAGAGGGTTCTCCGGAATATCAATCTGCTTTTCCACTTTACCAACTCTGTATTGAGACCTTCCCAAACGTGTTAGGCATGAGACTCCTGCAGTTTTATCTCAACAATACCGATAGGGATCTCAGGAACAAAGCACTGCAACTTCTGTCCTTCTCCCTCTCAGATAAACCCTTCTCTGCATATGCCCTTGCTGATCTCAAGCCTCTACTTCTCTTATGCCTCAGAGAGCACTCAAATATAGAAAAGATTGAAGGAGAAGCGGATTTGAGTCTCCTAAGGAACATTGTCTACTCCGTGACAATATTACTGTACGAAAACGATCTGACATGGCCAGAGCTTTCATATTACCTTTGCGATCTAGCCAACAGCGAGCCATTGTTGGGTTTCTACATTTTCCTTGACATGTCAACATCTTTGAAATGGAACTTTCTGGTTCGCTTCTATAGAGAGTTTAAAGATGAAGCTAAGAACATAGTAGCAATGCCAGAACACCGTGGATCCGAAGAAATCGTTGCAGCCTTTGGCACTTTAGTCTACATTGGTATTCAACTAAGTCGTCATCCGAAATTAGACCAAGACTGCATACAGATTCTTGATGAAATTGGCGATGCAACAAGAAACCTCTTGGAAGATACAAGAGAGCTCTACAAATCTACCAACGAGATTGGTCGTCTTCTACAACGGAACATCAAGGTCTACAATATCTTGCCAGCTCAGAAAGAATTTGTATTCGACGTTGCGTACAAAATGATACGGGTGACTCTACCAGTAAAAAACCAAGAAGCAGTCCTGAATATGCTTGCGCTTACATTTCTGAG
- the LOC104751175 gene encoding uncharacterized protein LOC104751175 isoform X4, giving the protein MLACCWEQGKDEVEYFRLGDLWDCYDELSAYGFGSQVELSNGETVMQYYVPYLSAIQIHTNKPGLISRSQNEVVESESSECWSDSESEKLLSRSMSNDSSKTWDAVSEDSVSDPDATLLLKDRLGYLDFKYIERDPPYKRVPLTDKIIELAEKYPGLITLRSVDMSPASWMAVAWYPIYHIPSCKNEKDLTTGFLTYHTLSSTFQAADNVVEGDQSNNKDQEETEECDEESVVNKRIPLPPFALASYKMQGDLWSKTGFDQDRLNYLQKAADSWLKQLNVDHHDYNFFINSSF; this is encoded by the exons ATGCTTGCTTGCTGCTgg GAACAAGGAAAGGATGAGGTTGAGTATTTCAGGCTTGGTGATCTTTGGGACTGTTACGATGAGCTGAGTGCATATGGCTTTGGATCGCAGGTCGAGTTAAGCAATGGTGAAACTGTTATGCAGTACTATGTCCCGTATCTTTCAGCCATCCAAATCCACACTAACAAACCCGGCTTGATTTCCAG GAGCCAGAATGAGGTGGTTGAATCTGAGAGTAGCGAGTGTTGGAGCGATAGTGAGAGTGAAAAGTTGCTGTCAAGGTCAATGAGCAATGATTCGAGCAAAACATGGGATGCTGTCTCTGAAGATTCGGTTTCTGATCCGGATGCTACACTACTGCTCAAAGATAGACTTGGTTACCTTGACTTTAAGTACATCGAAAGAGATCCTCCCTACAAGCGGGTTCCCTTAACCGACAag ATAATTGAACTGGCGGAGAAGTATCctggactcataaccttaaggAGTGTCGATATGTCTCCTGCAAGTTGGATGGCTGTTGCGTG GTACCCTATTTATCACATCCCATCATGCAAGAATGAGAAAGATTTGACGACAGGCTTCCTAACTTATCACACTCTTTCTTCGACTTTTCAAG CTGCAGATAATGTGGTGGAAGGAGATCAAAGCAACAACAAAGACCaggaagaaacagaagagtGTGATGAAGAATCTGTTGTCAACAAGAGAATCCCATTGCCTCCATTTGCTTTAGCTAGTTACAAAATGCAAGGTGATCTTTGGAGTAAGACAGGATTTGACCAAGACCGGTTGAATTATCTTCAAAAGGCTGCAGATTCATGGCTCAAACAGCTCAATGTTGATCACCATGACTATAACTTTTTCATAAACTCGAGCTTCTAA